Genomic window (Oncorhynchus mykiss isolate Arlee chromosome 21, USDA_OmykA_1.1, whole genome shotgun sequence):
agggtccgatccttaaacGTCATCATAAAAATGCACAACAtgatttaaataaatgttttcctcCACCTACATAATCCCTCCAAAAACTGGGAACACTAAAACATGACAAAGGGGAGGACAAACAATGTGAGCACTGAGCCAAAGTAAACATCCTAGCGGCAGGGCGTTGTCTGTACAGGAAACAGGCAGTGTCTATCGTCTGTCCACTGTCTGGTTTTATTGAcatcatcacccctctctctccagttgaCCGAGTGACTATTGGACCTGTTGCAGTAGTTACAATAAGAGACCCTTAGACCCTTGCAATATTACATCATCGTACTATACCCTTTACACATCACACTGCGAGGGAATGACAAAGGttgactgtatgttactgtaaaaAAAAGTTTGTAACCTGGCGGCCTTAACATTTTTAAGTACAATTTGGATTTCGTGTTGAGTTAACCCAATCTAAAGTTACTTCAACCTAGTTAAGTAAGTGGAACTGACAAGTTGGATTTAATAACTTGTTGAGTGAACTTGATACTTTTAGTCAAATCAATGTGCTTCAACTGATGTTTTTAGTTGTCTAACAAAGCTATTCAAGTTGTTTTGACAAATTACCAAGTGGAGAGGACAAGTATTTGATAGTCAGAAAAACATAACTTTTAGTTGTTTTAATTTACTAATGTTTGTAACCTGGCTGCCTTCAAATGTCAAGTTGTGTCAACTTCCTATATAGTTGAAACAACTACTTAGAAGTGACTAAATCTTTCGAATTATTTAATAGAGATTTCAGAAAAGAACGTTACGCTCTCATCTGTCTCTTGCTCAGATGTGAGTTTTTTCACCAGCATAGTCTAcacgtcctctctcctcatccttgccttctcaaaacccattggatgaaaaAGCCAGAGGTGCCGctcctctgaccttctcctccaatgggttttgaggaggcgaggagagaggacgcgaggagGATACAATTGATATTCTTTCCGTGTCAAACTCAGCCAGTGGTGAAGCCCTACTTTGCATCCTCCTCTTTGGCTAAAAACCCGTTAAACCCCGAACTCCATAAGTGAAGTCATCACGTCCTCTCACTACCTGACTGTCGACGCTGCTTCAATTGCCTGCCTCTTAGGACCAAAAAGGGATATAACCGATCTTTAAAATATATGCAAAAGGTATGTATGTAGCTACCGCCGGTGTTTGCTTTGACTTTGAGTGAATTGCTATCATAGTTTTCGATTATGTGTCATGTGACGCACGACTGACTCATCACTTCGGTGTATGCTCAAAAATGCACGTAGGCCTACACACACTTTTTGGATACGTTTTGTAGCTTGCAACCTGGTTGCAATAGCCTGAATAATGTTCTTGATATTCCTACATGGTTTGGTATTTGACATTTAGAATAGACGATGTAGGCTACGCGAAGCCTAATGCGTGCTGTGTAGCGTGCTGTGTTTTAGCGAGGTGGCTTAGCTCCCTTTAATAGCGGTTGTCGTTAAAGGGGTGGATGTCGCTAATTTGACAGGAAACTTACTTTTTCCTCGTTGAGCTTCGTGAGCGACTCCGTCTTGAACGTGACAAAGTTCTTGTATTACGGAATGTCATTTGAAGACGTGGTTAATGATTGACTGACGACATGAATATTGGTTTGAACTGTGCAGATTGTTAATGGACTGTGACAACCTCCACCTCGTTTGTCTAATGTTATAGATGTTCTGCCACCTTGCAGCCGACCAGTGTAAAACACAAAAAAGCATCCGGCCATTAAAGACGATAGGACTATTGCCTCAATGTGATTACAAAAGGGTATTAAACATTGGCCTACAAGGATATAGCTACGGTTGTTTTAGGGAATTATAATTTACCTATTGTGATATCAGTTATTGCATGTCCGACATCTTGAAGCTTCAATATTTTTAACATGATCAAGCCTATTAATATTAATAGGCCTCTGTAGGGCGAGTCCACGACAGCAAGGcccaaacatatatatttttggtaTCTCAGACTGGTCAGGCAATTCTCACGTAAAAACTTAATTGGGAGGAAGAATGTTTGATAttctttttacatttgtatcataAACCACTTGAGAAGATCATGAGGCCAATTTAGGCCATTTTTCCCCCCCATACATGCCTCTTGAAAGACCCTATGATACAgacatcttggtgtcattatacatttacatttgagtaatttagcagacacttatccagagcaactaagTCAGTAATGACTGCTTACATTTTTCCGTAGCTACACgcgcaccatgctctaccaactgagccacacggaaCCCATTATGGTTCTTAGTGTGCTCTAAAATGTGGatgtctagattctgaaatacattttgtcACATTATCTCAAGTACCCTTCTTGATTTTGTTCATATTGTTTAAAACGATGTACTGTACAAGTACATGACATTTCCAGAGTGGGTGCTCTTCAACTTTTAAGTAATGATAAATGTTATGAGCACCACCAACACTGGGAATGGGCAAATTGATTTAAAGGGAACTCCCTCTGCTTGTGATTTGCTGAATGTGCACTCCTAAAAGAGGTCTGGGATTGTTTAAAGGAGAAGTTTACTCTATTTGAACCAAATCCTTATTTTTGATGTAAGTGGCATGTTATAGACTTTTGTTGTTGCTATTTCACTGTTTTTTAAAAACTTACCCCAACAGCGATATCCTTCCTCATGCTTGTTCAGCAGTAGTTGTAGGGGCACAGAAAACATGaacaaaggctccaaaaacacccCAATACGTCCTTTAAAAAACATCAACAAACTATCGCCTTGTTCACTGGCTAGTTGGAACTAGGAAACAAAAAAATGTCTGACTTACTAACTGGTTGAACCTGGCACATGATAACTACAACCAGTTGTGCAGAACGATTAatttcttggcgcacccatcccattaccgggatcattttcgtcaacatccgctgaattgcagagggccaaattcaaatgaaattacaaaaaaagattacattttcatgaaatcacaagtgcaatatagcaaaacacagcttagcttgttgttaatccacctggcgtgtcagattttaaaaaaaaagctttacagcaaaagctatccaagcatttatgttaggacatctctctcagcagacaaaacattacaaacagctagcagcaaagtagattggtcacaaaagtcagaaaagcaatcaaatgaatcgcttacatttgatgatcttcggatgtttgcactcacgagactcccagttacacaataaatgttactTTTGTTCTATGAagattattttttatatccaaaatacctccatttggttggcacgttttgttcagaaatccacaggctcgagtggtcacgacggggcagacgaaaattccaaatagtatccgtaaagtttgtagaaacatatcaaatgtTTATAaccaatcctcaggttgtttttacaataaataatcgataatatttcaacccgGACTGTAGCtatttcaataggagagagagagaaaatgtctgctccaagctattgcacatgcaaaactctgctggtacccagccatccactgacgcgatgtgatcgttctcgctaatttttcagaataaaagcctgaaactatgtctaaagactgttcacaccatgtggaagccatagagaaaggaatatggttgatataCATATAAATGGAGGGAAGgtatgcaatggaacagggagattcgtttctcttaggcacttccttgttggattttcctcaggttttcgcctgcaatatcagttctgttatactcacagacaaaattttgacagttttggaaacttcagtgttttctatcctaatctgacaattatatgcatattctagattctgggcctgagaaataggcagtttcatttgggtatgtttttcatccaaacataaaaatactgCCCcgtacactcaacaggttaactaATATTTTTGTtagtttttaaacaactaattgaagTGGTTCAATTTGAATTCCATGTAgtttttctgtgagctcaatgtgcatattgcacagtttctctagagataaatcagatccagtgTGAACTGTGCGacgtagtagggagttgtagtttccaacaaggccaatattctacatagtttaatGCAGAAAATTTAAAtagcatttaaaaaataaataaaaaaatgtttacattacatacaatttacaataacatcaaattgatcagaaatacagtgcagacattgttaatgttgtaaatgactattgtagctggaacattttttattttttaaatggaatatctacataggcgtacagaggtccattatcagcaaccatcactcctgtgttccaatggcacgttgttttagctaatccaagtttatcattttaaaaggccaattgatcattagaaaacccttttgcaatatgttagcacagctggaaactgttCTGAGTTAAAGAAGcagtaaaactggcctttagactagttgagtatctggagcgtcagcatttgtggcttCCATTACAGgcacaaaatggccagaaacaaaaacctttcttctgaaactcgtcagtctattcttgttctgagaaatgaaggctattccatctcatacaacgctgtgtactactcccttcacagaacagccctTCTGGCTCTAACAGAATAGAAAGACGtcgacagtgaagaggcgactccgggttgCAGGaatgtgttctgtgttcttttgcccatcttaatcttttatttttattggccagtctgagatatggctttttctttgcaactttgcccatctcagactggccaataaaaataaaatattaagatgggcaaaagaacagacactggacctctgcctagaaggccagcatcctggagtcgcctctatTTAAAATCGTTTAAccattttttaactaggcaagtcagttaagaacaaattgttatttacaatgacaacctaggaacagtgggttaactgccttgatcaggggcagaatgatagattttttaaaaacttgtcagcttggggatttgatctagcaacctttcgcttactggcccaacgctctaaccactaggctacctgtcgccccaggTAAAAGCCTCTTCAcggttgactttgagactggtgttttatgaatactatttaatgaagctgccagttgaggacttgaggtgtctgtttctcaaactagacactctaatctacttgtcctcttgctcagttgtgcacccgggccccccattcctctttctattctggttagagccagtatgcgctgttctgtgaagggagtagtacacaatcAGTTTCCTTGGCAGTTTCTCACATGGAAATAGccataatttctcagaacaagaatagactgacgagtttcagaagaaaggtctttgtttctggcctttTTGAGCCTttttgaacccacaaatgctgatgctccagattctcaactagtctaaaggccagttgtattgaTTATtttatcagaacaacagttttcagctgtgctaacatagttgcaatagttttttttttaaagtttatttttatttttattttttacccctttttctccccaatttcatggtatccaattgttttagtagctactatcttgtctcatcgctacaactcccgtacgggctcgggagagacgaaggttgaaagtcatgcatcctccgatacacaacccaaccaagccgcactgcttcttaacacagcgcgcatccaacccggaagccagccgcaccaatgtgtcggagaaaacactgtgcacctggcaaccttggttagtgcgcactgcacccggcccgccactggagtcgctggtgcgcgatgagacaaggacatccctaccggccaagccctccctaacccggacaacgctaggccaattgttcatcgccccacggacctcccggtcgcggccggttacctgggcgcaaacccagagtctctgatggcacagctggcgctgcagtacagcgcccttaaccactgtgtcacccgggaggcccgcaataggtttttctaatgatcaattagcctttttaaaatgataaacttagatTATCtaaaacaacgtgccattggaacactggagtgatgtttGCTATGCCGTTAATCCATCTCTGCTACTTTTAGTTATGATCCAATTTGTAAATATTACCAACAAAGTGAatgtgaaaatggattcaaaatggtTGCCCTCTGCTGGTGACTTGCAGGATGTGCGACGATGCGAGCAAAAGGAGGTCTGCGATTGCCTACTATGCCAATTTCTCTGTATACAATGGGTCTTAACTTTAAAACTAGCAGAGATCCCACTCCGGAACTTTGATATACCGGTAGAGTATATATTATGTTCAAAAATATATTACAACTTTTGCCAAATATGTTTATTAATGTCAAAAGTGTTATTGAAATAAACATACTACTAATTACAGAGTAAGAGAGAAGGCTTTGTAGTATCTGTAGGTACTACATTTTGCTTTGTCACACCTACAGATggaacattatggagtcttaaaatGTCACAGATTTTGCAGATTCAATTAATTACATAttaaagcataattgagaaatatgtcatatatatatatataatatatatatatatatatatatatagttctcCTTGTGAAGAATCACCCTAAAATATCCTTCCTTTTACAGAAGATTAAAATATATTAAGACATTTATCACTGTTTTAATATTTGAGAATCGCAATAACATTACTATTACCaatcacatccggctgtgttAGAACAGGTGTCTTCAGCTGAAATTCTATTCAGGTCAAATTGTAACAACACTGTTGCATGACCTTTGTCACTGTTCTGTCTCTGGACTCTAGTATCCTTTTTAGCTTCTGATGGAGGATTAAAGCCACTGTTGGTAAACAACACAAATCAAAAGTTATTCGTcatatgctttgtaaacaaccggtgtagagtaaaagggaaatgcttacttagtctacacctgttgtttaacacgcatgtgacaaattaacttTTGAATTGTTTGCCAACTGTTGTAACTGCCTCTCGCTTGGACATGCAATAGTCTAGATATTTGCGATTTATGTCTGCGATTACACCTCAGCAGCAGATGGAGGGGGCAGTGGGTTTTGTGGATTATGATTTTGAGTCGGGCCTATAGATGAGGATTAGGGTGACCTCAAAGGTGCGTGTTTATCGGaccctttttttggggggggggggttactgtgtaTTCTCTGGTCCAGGAGAACCTCAAGGGGACCTCCTGGTTGGATAAGGACAAAGTAGCTAAATCTGGGCCTGTGGAAGTAGGATGTCTCCCTGCTGCCTTTGATCTGTGGTAGGCCTTGCATTGGCCTGCTCTGCTTTATCCTAGCCTGGCATGATCACTACTTGGTGGTGCCTGTATCTGGCGGCAAGGAACCTTGCCAGACAAAGCAAGTATCCTGTTTGATCAATATTGTTAGTTTGATAACCAGGCAATGTCCGGTCATTGTGATTGCCTTAGGAAATCACCCTGGCCTAGCTGTTGCTTTATATTGTTCCGTATGTCTAGCCAGAATATTCTAGTAAAATGACGAAAGGACATAATTATTGTCCTTGGGATTTGATGGTTAACTTATTACTCGTGTGTTTCCTTGGTAGGGACTGCTCAGTAAGGAAGGTTGTAATGGTAGGATGTCCAGGCTTTTGATTCCAAAGATCCTCTCCTATAAGTGTTTGAAGCTGTATTCTACTGTTGGTCTGCGGTTGGTTGCCTGCCAAAGCAGCAGGACTGAAGTTGACCAATGGTTTGAAGCAATGCCAGTTTACTAGTCTTAAATTGGGCTACAGTATATCAAGCAATATTCACTAACTGCACTGTAGTAGCTATGGAAAACAATCGGAGGACATTTTAGAAACGTGACCTTAAACCCACTATACACTATGCAAAATGGTTTCCAAATGGTTACGAAATGCGTGTCTAAACAAGACCTTTGGCCCCTGGCCTCAAACACTAGGGACAGGCCTAGTTTAGGATACTGTTTAGTGTAGGCTATTTCAATTACTTTCAAGGACATTTTGTAGCAAGTATTTGGATATGTTTTCTTTGAAAATAGGCTACAAGTAGTTGAATATTCAGAATGCATTTTCAAATATTGAAATACTTCATgcgtttgaacccaggtctgtttggTCCTAGGTGTATTTGAAATAATGTATTAGGAAGTTAGTAGTTTAGGCTATATATCAGAagtttatttgaaaatactttcaaaAGTAGCTGATTTtgacaatacattttaaaaaataacttAAATATGCATTTATTTGAACCCACGTTTGACTAGGATATTGGTTTTGACTCCGTCTGGAGTAAATCAATTAAATACAGCGGTGTTTGTTTGATTGGCTTAAGAAATGCATTCCTTGGGCTAGATTCCCAGACAGATTAAGCCTATGACTGGACTAAAAGAGCGTGCTCAATGTTGAGGCAAGAGCATGATTACCTCACACAAATTTCACACACTTTAATCTTGGACCAGGTTTCTCTTTGAATATGTATTTTCTCTCAAGTACACTCACCTTAATTAACTAGACTAAAGGCTaaactctctccttccttctctccctcctccagcgTTGTGAATCATGTCGTCTGTGATGCAGAAGTTGATCACCCCCATGGCCAGCGGCCCTGCTGAGCCCCCCAGGAACAAAGTGACCGTGGTTGGGGTGGGCATGGTGGGCATGGCCTGTGCCGTCAGCATCCTCCTCAGGGTAAGATGTCGTACTGTTACTTTACAACTGCATTACTACCCTTACTATTGTGTTTATTAGTACTTTACCTCTGAATtactactactattctgacacCAACAAATAGTTACCACTCAGTTATTACGTGGGCTGGTTGTAGTTGTGGATTTTACCATATCATTTCTAAGTAAATACCAGGTATTCGTGGCCAAACTATCCTTCTGGCCCTTCTTTCCacccctaccacctcctcctTCCTGTAGGACTTGGCTGATGAGCTGGCTCTGGTTGACGTGATGGAGGATAAGCTGAAGGGAGAGATGATGGACCTGCAGCACGGCAGCCTCTTCCTAAAGACATCTAAGATAGTCGCCGACAAAGGTAAGAGAATCCCCCTTGTGTGTGTGCCACTGGAGTGGTTCAGAGCAATGAATGTATTTTGCCATTGAAAATGTAATGCAGCTTGTTTTGAAACCAGTTTAAGGTTGATTGCATTTCATTGATTGCCATTTAGATGTTTTTTCCCCCCTGCTAAATGGGAAAAGTCTACGTAATTCAATTGCTCTTTCCCAATCTCTGTCCAGACTATGCCGTGACTGCAAACTCCCGCATCGTGGTTGTGACCGCTGGCGTGCGTcagcaggagggagagagcaggctcAACCTGGTCCAGAGGAACGTCAACATCTTCAAACACATCATCCCCCAGATCGTCAAACACTCCCCCAACTGCACCCTTATCGTGGTGTCCaacccaggtacacacacactgacaatttTAATCTTGGACACAAGGTAAATTGTTTCCATCATTATCCCATAGATTGCATTGGCCAACCCAGTTCCAACATTCCACCCTTACCAACTGCTACAGTATCACACCACTCCACAATTCAAGATAAGAGGGCACTGTGACAACAGTGGGTGGCAGGGATGGGCAGTCAGTCATTAATGTtgtcaagggtgtgtgtgtgtgtgtgtgtttgaccatATCCCTAACTCTATCCCTGTGTCTCCCTACCCCTAGTGGATGTGCTGACCTATGTGACATGGAAGTTGAGTGGCCTGCCCAAACACCGTGTCATCGGCAGCGGCACCAACCTGGACTCCGCCCGCTTCCGTTTTCTGATGGCTGAGCGCCTGGGCATCCATGCCACCAGCTTCAACGGATGGGTGCTGGGAGAACACGGCGATACCAGCGGTGGGTAGGGATGATGGTGATTGGTCCTGGTAGAGCACGGCGATACCAGCGGTGGGTAGGGATGATGGTGATTGGTCCTGGTAGAGCACGGCGATACCAGCGGTGGGTAGGGATGATGGTGATTGGTCCTGCTAGAGCACGGCGATACCAGCGGTGGGTAGAGATGATGGTGATTGGTCCTGGTAGAGCACGGCGATACCAGCGGTGGGTAGGGATGATGGTGATTGGTCCTGGTAGAGCACGGCGATACCAGCGGTGGGTAGGGATGATGGTGATTGGTCCTGCTAGAGCACGGCAATACCAGCGGTGGGTAGGGATGATGGTGATTGGTCCTGGTAGAGCACGGCGATACCAGCGGTGGGTAGGGATGATGGTGATTGGTCCTGGTAGAGCACGGAGACACCAGCGGTGGGtagggatgatgatgatgtcagtgGAGTGCATACTTTAGTGGGAATCTGAGCGCATGTGTGAACTTCTTGTCACACCTAGTAAGCCACACCCATTTGGCAGCTTTAACAGCTTTTAAAACAAAAGTACTTGTTTTGGCATTGTTACATCACTCTGCACATCCACATCCATCTCTGTCAGAAATAATGAGTGAGTTGACTCTgcgtgtgtttaaaaaaaaaaaacaagaaggaAATCCTGATTATTTTCTGGGTAAAATAATAAATATCTCTGTATGTGTTAGTCCCTGTGTGGAGCGGTGTCAGCGTAGCTGGAGTCAACCTGCAGAAGCTGAACCCAGAGTTTGGCCTTGACGGAGACAAGGAGGACTGGAAGGCCACCCATAAGGAAGTGGTTGACAGGTAAATACCCCAGACCTATCCCCAGCTCCATCCAGAGTCTAAATATGTACCTCTGACTCACCTAGCACTCGTAGTACAGCTAGAGTTTCCACCGTACTGCTCACCACCTTCTGATTCATTCATATCTACTGGAGCTGTCAAGGTGTAAGGGCTAAAATAAGGATGAGATCAGGCTGGGCTAATTTTTGGTATCATTAATATAACGAGTTCTACTGACATTGTATACTAGAATAAGTATCAAAGCCCGCCCTCACATTTTTATTTTGCATTAACCTTTTATTTGAGTTAACGTTCATGCAGGTTCACCTGATGAGAGTTTTACCTGTTCAAGATGTCAACAGTTGGACGTAGATGCTGACTGACAGTGATTGTTTTGTGTGCTCCTCCAGTGCCTATGAGGTGATCAAGCTGAAGGGGTATACCAACTGGGCCATCGGCCTGAGTGTGGCTGATCTCACTGAGAGCATCATCAAGAACATGAGCAGGATCCACCCTGTCTCCACCATGGTCAAGGTGacgggagaacacacacacatgcgtgcagACACATGCACAGTTACACATTATgtgcatgtaaacacacacacaaagagcgagagagtgaagctaacacacacatttctttgtGATGATGACTGACAGCTGTGTTTTGATTCCCCAGGACATGTATGGTATTGGCGAGGAGGTGTTCCTGTCCCTGCCATGCGTGCTGAACAGCAACGGAGTGGGCAGCGTGATCAACATGACCCTGACCGACGCTGAGGTGGGCCAGCTGAAGAAAAGTGCAGACACACTCTGGGGCATCCAGAAGGACCTCAAGGACGTCTAGAGACGCACAGCTACCCTTTCTCCCTCCGTTCCCGATGCAGGCAATCCCAGACCTAGTTCCACCCGTCCTCCGATCTACTGTGTCCATCTCCCTTTCATCTTAATCTACTGGTATACATTCTGCCTTTCACCTCCCCCCCTTTCCTTTTGTAGGATGAGGTTACTGTGTTGTTTCCGTGCTAGGTGCTGTGTGAACCAGTATGACTATGTACCCTCATTGGATTCATGTGTTGCAGCTGTTGTACTACGATCAAAAAGTGTTGGCTTTATCCTCCATTTGCACTTTCTTGAAGCACTGTTCTGTTCACTTCCTGTCGGGAGCGCAGGAACAAAGACCCTATAACTGGGTCTCCTCCTGTCGGGGAGCAGTGGTGTTGGTTATTGTGCGAGATGTTCAGTCTGACATTGATTGCCAGAAAGaaacaaagggaggggcagaggtGGAATCAATCGAAACGGCCTACTTTagtagtttttattttattttttacatactgTAACACCCATGTTTGTGTAATGAATGACAACAACCAATGAGTAACTCAATAAATACTTTAACCTTATGACGCATGTTATTGTGTCCAATGACATAAATGTTCCTCAATAAACTAGGCTACACAATGCCTTCCTGCTGTTAGATATTGCTACTAAGTaatttgacatttaaaaaaaatgagtGACGTGTAGAAGGAAATCCAGATCCCTTGTCATACTTTTATTCACATAAACCATCAAATTAATTTGGACAATACTGACATTTTCAGTAAAGAACATGCCGTACTGTTGGCTACTTAACATCACTTTTCTTCCCCAGCCAACAAATTAAGGCCCTGTCCACTGTTTAGTGGTTGCTGAAATGAGTCTAGCTGATTCAAGACAATTCCACtccattaccaaaagtatgtggacaccccttcaaattagtggcttTGGCTATATCAGCCACACCTGTCAAAAAAAgctgtctgtcctcggttgcaatactcactactgagttccaaactgcctctggaggcaacgtcagcacaataactgttcgtcgggagcttaatgaaatgggtttccatggccgagcagcaagCCTAAGAgcccatgctcaatgccaagtgtcggctggagtgatgtaaagctcgccgccattggactctggagcagtgcaaatgtgttttctggagtgatgaatcacgcttcaccatctggcagtccgaaggaCAAATCTGGGCatgacggatgccaggagaacgctacctgcccgactgcataatgccaactaaagtttggtggtggaaaaataatggtctgggatggttttcatggtttgggctaggccccttagttccggtgaagggaaatcttaatgctacagcattctagacaattctgtgcttccaactttgtggggcAACAGTTTTAGGAAGGCCTTTCcttctttcagcatgacaatgcctccgtgcacaaagtgaggtccatacagaaattatttgttgagatcagtgtggaagaactttactggcttgcacagagccctgacctcaactccataggacacctttgggatgaattggaatgacgACTGCgatccaggcctaatcgcccaacatcagtgcctgacctcactaatgctcttgtggctgaatggaagcaattccctgcagcaatgttccaacatctagtgagtggaaagccttcccagaagagtggaggctggtatagcagcaaaggagggaccaaatacatattaatgcccatgattttggaatgagatgttcgacgagcaggtatccacatacttttggtcatgtagtgtgctTTTAGCGATTGAGTGTATTTTCCTTATTGTGATTACAAGGTGTAATAATTACATCACACAAGACATGTACAAAAATTGTATTCAGCAGACTTGTATTTCCCAAACCCACCTTATAAGTAGACAATATGACACAAACTCTTTACCTCATGAGTGAATGGTTATAAGGATGCTGCTATAACTGCTATAGCAAAAGCAATTGACCATCTCCATTGTTTAAACATTGGTTCCTTCTTGTGAAGGAACCAATTTAGGCAGGAATTTCTAGTTCTCTGAAGTAGAGTAGAATAGGCAACAGTTTGCTTGTACTGGATCTTAT
Coding sequences:
- the LOC110500268 gene encoding L-lactate dehydrogenase B chain; the protein is MSSVMQKLITPMASGPAEPPRNKVTVVGVGMVGMACAVSILLRDLADELALVDVMEDKLKGEMMDLQHGSLFLKTSKIVADKDYAVTANSRIVVVTAGVRQQEGESRLNLVQRNVNIFKHIIPQIVKHSPNCTLIVVSNPVDVLTYVTWKLSGLPKHRVIGSGTNLDSARFRFLMAERLGIHATSFNGWVLGEHGDTSVPVWSGVSVAGVNLQKLNPEFGLDGDKEDWKATHKEVVDSAYEVIKLKGYTNWAIGLSVADLTESIIKNMSRIHPVSTMVKDMYGIGEEVFLSLPCVLNSNGVGSVINMTLTDAEVGQLKKSADTLWGIQKDLKDV